Below is a genomic region from Cerasicoccus sp. TK19100.
GCTGATCTTGCCGCCGTGGGCTTCCACGATTGCTTTGGAAATGGCCAGGCCGAGGCCCACGTTGTTGTGACGGCTGGTGTGGGAGCTGCTTTCCTGGAAAAAGCGGTCGAAGAGCTTTTCGAGGTTTTCTTCCTGGATGCCTTTGCCGTTGTCGCTGACCTCGATGATCGCGAGGTCGCCCTCGAACCACCCGCTGAGCACAATGGTGATGGGCCGGTTGTTGTGCTGGATCGCGTTATTAACGAGGTTGGTCAGCACCTGTTCCAGGCGGAAGGGGTCGCAGCGAATGACGCCCGAGGATAGGCTGGTGCGCAGCTCGCTGCCGCGCTTGTTGGCATAGGCTTCGAGTTCCTCAGTCAGCTCCAGGAGCATGCCCTCGAGTGGCAGCTCCTCGTAGTCCAGCTTAGCGCGGCCGGAGTCAAAGCGTGATAGTTCGATGAGTTGCTCGGTGATGCGCTGGATGCGCTCGGCGGATCGCGCACAGACGGTGAACAGGCGCTTGTATTCCTCAGTGGTGCGCTCGCGTTTGAGGCCCAGTTCGATCTGCGCCATGAGCGCGGTCAGCGGTGTGCGCAGCTCATGCGAGGCGTCGGCCGTAAAGCGCGCCTGCCGGTTCATCAGGTTTTCCATATGTTGGAAAGACTCGTTTAGGTTGTCGACGAGTTCATCGAACTCCCGCGAGTTGCCTTTGGTGGACTCCGGGATGCGGACCGTCAACACGCCATCAGCAATCTGGGCCGCCACCCCTTCCACATGTTTGAGTGGGCGCAGTGAGCGCGACACCTGCCAATAGCTCACGGAAATGCCGACCAGAAAAATGCCTGCCGTAACTAAACCGATCTGTAGCTTGAGTATGTTTAGCTCGGCAAAAATCGGTGCGAGATCTTTCCCGACGAATATGTATCCACTCGGGTTACTGTGGATGAGTTCGCGGTAGGCACCATCGCGGGTTCGGTGGAAGTAGCCGTGCCCGAGTTCCGGGGGTAAGCTGGCACCGTCGGGAAAGTTGGGTGTCTGGATAATTACCGCTCCGCTTCGCCTGCCGGTCACCTGCGCATAGTATCCTTCATCGGCATAGGCTTCTGCAAAGGCCTCCGCCGGATCACCGTTATGCAGCCGGAGTGTGTCAACGGGGTTCGAGCCTTCTGAGAGCTCCCAGCCGAGCGCCTTAGCGCTTTCGGGTAGCTGTTCCAAGCGGTCACGGGGCTGCCGTTGGCCGCGGGGTGCGCGATTACCGCGCGGGCCTTGACGCTGTTCGATATTTAGCGCCTCACCCATCAGCGGCGGCACTTTGATGTCGAGCATTTGGTCGACCTTCGCCATGCGTTGCGCCTTCTCGTAGAAGTAAAATCCCGTGCCCAAAACAGAGAGCACCACACCGAGAATCAAGGTGTGCCAGAGCTGGATTTTCCACTTGAGAGACAGGGGCATCGGGCAGCCTTATTGCTTGGGGACGATGTAGCCGAGGCCCCGGCGATTTTGCAAAAAGTCTTTGCCCAGCTTACGCCTGATGTGATGTACCTGCACGTCGATCACGTTGGAGAGCGCCTCCTCGCCGTCGCCGCTAATGGCTTCGGTCAGCTCGTTGCGCGAGACGACTTTGCCCGCGTGCCTCGCCATGTAGGCGACGATTTTATACTGCGCGGCGGTCAGCTTGACGGGCTCGTTGTCGAGGAAAACCGTGCGGTCGGCGATGTCGATAAACACGCGGCCGAGGTCGATCTGATTTTCCGCCAGGCCGACGGAGCGGCGGGACAGCGCGCGAATGCGGGCCAGCAGCTCGCGGTCGTTGTAGGGCTTGGCCAGGTAGTCGTCGGCCCCGCTGTTGAGGCCTTTCACGCGGTCGTCCACGTCGTTGAGTGCGGTGAGCATCAGCACCGGCGTGGTCTTTTGGCGGCGCAGCTTTTCAAGGATTTGCCAGCCGCTCATTTCGGGCAACATCACGTCGAGCACGATGACGTCGTAATCCCATTCCTGCGCGCGATAGAGCCCCTCGGAACCGTTGTCCACGGCGTCAACCGCAAAGCCCTCTTCAGAGAGCGTTTGGACCAGACCGTGCTGGACATCGTGGTCGTCTTCTATGACAAGAATTTTCAAAGCAATTAGCGTTTGCATACTAAGAATAGTAGCATGCGAACCATTAACAATGCCTTAATTGTTGGGGTTTCAGGCATTAGCCAATGAACAATTTCCCTCAGTGCTAGCTACAACGGTGCCAAGTTGGATCAGCGGGTATTGATGATCGGCGTTAATGCAGTGTTAATGGTTAATGCAGTAGTATTCTACCGATTGCCATGACTATGAATCGATTTCTTCCAACGTTCCTTAGCCTGCTATGGCTGGCGGCGGCATCGCTGTTGCAGGGCCAAACATTTATCTCGGATGTCACGCCCAGCAGCGCGGCGACAGGCGCAAGCGCGCTCACAGTCGACATCACCATGGGCGGCATGCCGCAACCGCCACCGGCGGACCGGATGCCTACCAGCGTAACGATTGGCGAACTCGCCGGGACCAACTTCAGTCGCGACAACCGTAATCATGTCGCAGCGACTTTTGACATCCCCGCTGACATGGCCTTGGGCGACTACGACGTGACCGTCGTTTTCACCACGCCGATGGGCGAGTTGCAAATCATCGCAGAGGCAGCATTTTCCGTCACCTCGGAGGACGCGCCACCGGTCATCACGGAGCAACCGCAGTCAGCCAAAGTTCCGGTTGGCCGCGCGATTACTTTTCGCTGCCAGGTTAGTTCGACGAGCGCCGTGACCTACCAGTGGTACCATCGCAACGTGGTGTTGGAGGGCGCGATTAGCGCGTCGCTGACCATTGATCCCGTCGAAGGCCTCAACGGTGGGCCCTACTACTGCGTTGCCACGAACGAGTTTGGCACCGCGGAGACGAACACCGCGTTCCTGGAGGTTTTCAGTGATGCCTACCTCCCGGTGTATGCGATTGTCGACACCAACCAAACCCGGACTTATGACGACGTGGACTCGATTGCGCAGCCGGTCATTGGCGAGCCCTTTATCGGTCAGGACGGCCAATACACGGGCAATGTGCCCTTCTACTGGCCCAGCGACGACGGGCTGACCGTTTACGATAACATCACCCGGCTCACCTGGACACAGACCACCGATACCAACGGCGATGGCGAGATCGACATCAACGACAAGATGACACTGCAAGAGGCGCAGGCTTACGTTGACGAATTGAATGCGGAAACCTACGGCGGCTTCGACGACTGGCGGCTGCCGTCGATCAAAGAAATTTATTCGCTAATGGACTTTTCCGGCGTCGACGCCAGCGGTATGAGTCAGCAGAACGTGCGGCCGTTTATCGACACGAATTTCTTTGCCTTCGGCTACGGCGATGTGGACAACGGCGAGCGCGTTATCGACGCACAGTACGTTTCCACCACGCAGTATGTCAGCACGGTCTTCGGCAATCAGCAGGCAGTCTTTGGGCTGAACCTTGCCGACGGCCGCATCAAGGGATACCCGCTCAATCTGGATTTCTACGTGCTCGCCGTGCGCGGCGGCATGGGCTACGGCGTGAACCAATTCGTCGACAACGGCGACGGCACGATCACCGATCGCGCGACCGGCCTCATGTGGCAACAAGCCGACAACGGCGAGGCGATGGGCTGGGGCGAAGCGCTCGACTACGCCTTCGATCTGGAGCACGCAGGCTACCGCGACTGGCGTCTGCCCAACGCCAAGGAGCTGCAGAGTATCCTCGATTACACGCGCTCACCGGACACCACCAGCTCGCCCGCGATCGACCCGCTCTTTACCCTGACGGCCATCACCAATGAAGCCGGGCAGATCGATTACCCGTGGCTGTGGACGAGCACCACGCACCTCAACACTGCGGAGTCTCCCGCCGCGCACGCCGTGTATTTTTGCTTCGGCCGGGGTATGGGCTACTTCAATGACGAGTGGCTAGATGTGCATGGTGCTGGCGCGCAACGCAGCGACCCCAAAAGCGGCGTGCTGGCAGACTATCCTTACGCGCCCGATGGCTACTACAATGGCAATGCCGGGCAGGGCGACGCGATCCGCATCGATAACTTCGTGCTCTGTGTGCGTGGCGGGGCGCGGCCGCCCTTCGCTGATGCCGACGAAGACGAGTTGCCCGATTGGTATGAATACGATTACACCGGCGCTGCGACATCAATGGAGCCCGGCGGTGATGACGACGGAGATTTATTCACCAACCTACAGGAGTTCCGCGCCGGCACGTTTCCTGACGATGCGCAGTCATTCATCAAGACAATCGGCATCACCAACGAGGACGGCAGCGTGACCTTCCGGTGGGCTTCGTCTCTGGATAAATTCTACCGCGTTTATGAGTCGACCGACTTGGAGGAATTCACGCCGGTAACGGATCCGATCCTCGGCGCGCCCCCGGTTAATGAAATAACACTGGTGCCGGATACACTGCCTACGTTCTACCGCGTGCAAGTTTCACCACCTCCCAGTGCAGGTGGGCCGGGAGAGTAGGATGGTGTAGCATAGGCGTCTCGCCTGTGCGCTAAACAATCTCATTTCTACTCGTAAAAAATTCGACGCATCGAGCACAGGCGAGACGCCTATGCTACACGTATTGTCCGGCCAGCATTGCGGCTGTGCTTTCGTCGAGTTGCTCGCGGCGGCGGATTTCCTCGAAGCAGTCGAGTAGGTCTTCCACGCGCAGGCGCTTCTTTTCCGGGCCGGAGAAATCATAGGCCGCCTTGCCTCGGTTCATCATGATGATGCGGTCGCCGAGGTTGACGGCTTCATCCGCAGCCATCACATTCTGCTTGCGCGTAAGGGATCGAGGCAATGAACTGGCAATGCCCGAAAGCGCAGCGGCATATTATTCACGCCAACGCAAACACCACTTCAGGCTCGCTATGATTCTCAACGCCATGCTCCAGCGGCTCTACATGAGCCTGCAACGCGGTCCCTGCTTGAATGCCCGTCCGCACAATTCGCGTCAGCGGGTCGATCTCACGCAGTTGGCACATTTTCAGGGTTTGCCCGTGGATGAAATTCTGCCCGCGCTCCTCGGTGAAAAGCGTAACGTCACACTCCCGGGTAACG
It encodes:
- a CDS encoding DUF1566 domain-containing protein; translated protein: MNRFLPTFLSLLWLAAASLLQGQTFISDVTPSSAATGASALTVDITMGGMPQPPPADRMPTSVTIGELAGTNFSRDNRNHVAATFDIPADMALGDYDVTVVFTTPMGELQIIAEAAFSVTSEDAPPVITEQPQSAKVPVGRAITFRCQVSSTSAVTYQWYHRNVVLEGAISASLTIDPVEGLNGGPYYCVATNEFGTAETNTAFLEVFSDAYLPVYAIVDTNQTRTYDDVDSIAQPVIGEPFIGQDGQYTGNVPFYWPSDDGLTVYDNITRLTWTQTTDTNGDGEIDINDKMTLQEAQAYVDELNAETYGGFDDWRLPSIKEIYSLMDFSGVDASGMSQQNVRPFIDTNFFAFGYGDVDNGERVIDAQYVSTTQYVSTVFGNQQAVFGLNLADGRIKGYPLNLDFYVLAVRGGMGYGVNQFVDNGDGTITDRATGLMWQQADNGEAMGWGEALDYAFDLEHAGYRDWRLPNAKELQSILDYTRSPDTTSSPAIDPLFTLTAITNEAGQIDYPWLWTSTTHLNTAESPAAHAVYFCFGRGMGYFNDEWLDVHGAGAQRSDPKSGVLADYPYAPDGYYNGNAGQGDAIRIDNFVLCVRGGARPPFADADEDELPDWYEYDYTGAATSMEPGGDDDGDLFTNLQEFRAGTFPDDAQSFIKTIGITNEDGSVTFRWASSLDKFYRVYESTDLEEFTPVTDPILGAPPVNEITLVPDTLPTFYRVQVSPPPSAGGPGE
- a CDS encoding sensor histidine kinase, with the protein product MPLSLKWKIQLWHTLILGVVLSVLGTGFYFYEKAQRMAKVDQMLDIKVPPLMGEALNIEQRQGPRGNRAPRGQRQPRDRLEQLPESAKALGWELSEGSNPVDTLRLHNGDPAEAFAEAYADEGYYAQVTGRRSGAVIIQTPNFPDGASLPPELGHGYFHRTRDGAYRELIHSNPSGYIFVGKDLAPIFAELNILKLQIGLVTAGIFLVGISVSYWQVSRSLRPLKHVEGVAAQIADGVLTVRIPESTKGNSREFDELVDNLNESFQHMENLMNRQARFTADASHELRTPLTALMAQIELGLKRERTTEEYKRLFTVCARSAERIQRITEQLIELSRFDSGRAKLDYEELPLEGMLLELTEELEAYANKRGSELRTSLSSGVIRCDPFRLEQVLTNLVNNAIQHNNRPITIVLSGWFEGDLAIIEVSDNGKGIQEENLEKLFDRFFQESSSHTSRHNNVGLGLAISKAIVEAHGGKISVTSTPEVKTTFRITLPQQPKTDKLGPLTSAYNTVKLSTLQTSTSR
- a CDS encoding response regulator transcription factor → MQTLIALKILVIEDDHDVQHGLVQTLSEEGFAVDAVDNGSEGLYRAQEWDYDVIVLDVMLPEMSGWQILEKLRRQKTTPVLMLTALNDVDDRVKGLNSGADDYLAKPYNDRELLARIRALSRRSVGLAENQIDLGRVFIDIADRTVFLDNEPVKLTAAQYKIVAYMARHAGKVVSRNELTEAISGDGEEALSNVIDVQVHHIRRKLGKDFLQNRRGLGYIVPKQ